From a region of the Andrena cerasifolii isolate SP2316 chromosome 13, iyAndCera1_principal, whole genome shotgun sequence genome:
- the LOC143376113 gene encoding COMM domain-containing protein 4 — MKFRFLGDGDCPDWLLAEINTLSRMTSIKIRMLGQTVAKYLTEGELEEEKVKKITQDAKVELNDTKAMVAALELIFTSSARYGVSATDLSSELQQLGLPREHSAAIARLHTEYSSQITVALSSQSLRVSQLSSIQVMPCDESSPFSTISLKLKKLGGNGENSIINISKEDVQVLLTELRRAKSLMETL; from the exons ATG AAATTCAGATTTCTAGGTGACGGAGACTGTCCCGATTGGCTTCTAGCGGAAATCAACACGTTATCGCGCATG ACATCTATCAAGATTAGAATGTTGGGGCAAACAGTTGCAAAGTATCTTACAGAAGGAGAACTGGAA GAAGAAAAAGTTAAGAAGATTACCCAAGATGCTAAAGTAG AGCTCAACGACACAAAGGCTATGGTAGCAGCCCTCGAATTGATCTTTACATCGTCAGCTCGATACGGAGTATCTGCCACTGATTTAAGTAGCGAACTGCAACAGCTTGGTCTCCCTCGAGAGCATAGCGCAGCAATTGCCAGACTGCATACAGAATATTCTTCGCAAATCACAGTTGCTCTGTCTTCGCAGTCTTTGAGAG TCAGTCAACTATCGTCGATCCAAGTCATGCCTTGCGACGAGTCGTCACCATTTTCAACCATCTCtctcaaattgaagaaattagGTGGCAACGGagaaaattctatcattaatatctCTAAGGAGGACGTACAAGTTCTACTAACAG AATTACGGAGAGCAAAGTCATTAATGGAGACCCTTTGA